The genomic region ggcagtagaggctcatgcttgaGTGATGAGGCCCAGCTCACCCTCTCTACGTGCCGCCCAGGCACACGAGAAAGGGCCCGGAGCAAGCATGGGCACATGTAGCTAGGACGGATAGCGTCAGACCTTCTCAATGTCTTCCTCGTCCCAGCCCCATCAGCCCCTACCGCGCTCCTCCCTTGCCACCCACAGCTTCCATCCTGGCCGTGTCCGTGGAGCACCTTGGCTAGAGGCAGCATCCCGTCCGCCTCAGGAACTTCCTCAGCCCGGCCTGACACTGGCTGGAGAGGCTGAAGCAGATGATGGGATTGACGCAGCGGTTGGCGTAGGCCAGCAGGGTGGTCAGGTTGGACGCCAGGTACGTGGGGCCTGTGGTGAGCAACTCGCCATCCTTCATGAGGAAAACCACCAGCCAGTAGGGGACCCACATAACCACAAAGGTCACCACGGTGACCAGAGCCACAACCGTGGCACGCCTGTTAACCTGGAGGCTGGAGGCTGTGTGGACGGCCAGCCCCCTCCTAACCCACAAGGTGAAGATGATGCTGGAGTAGCAGAGGATCATCACTAGCATGGGGGGAAGGAACGCCATGCCCCCCAGGAGCCTGAAGTAAAGAGACAGCTGCTGCTTGGGCATTTGGTTCACGCAGTACGTCTCCCCCTCCATCTCCACCGTTGTGTAGTGAATCCACAAGGGGATGGAGAAGAGGAAGCTGAGTGCCCATATAAACACGCAGGCCCAGCCGATGAGCCGCTGGGACACAGCCAGGGTGCGCGTGGGGTGGATCACCGCCATGTAGCGCAGCAGGGAGACTGCCAACAGGCTGTAGAAATCAGCAAAGATGATGGAGAGGGACAGGCTGTTGTAGGTGACGCACACCACGTAGCCCAAGCGCCAGGTCTCAAAGAGCACGTTGCCGAACATCACTGGGACATtgtagaggaagaagaggaggtccAGGAGAGCAATATTGACCTGCAGGGGCCCAGTCAAGCGGGAGAGGTGGCTGGCACCGGTTCTCATGAGGTCTGGGATCAGGACCAGGAGCAGCAGGACATTCCCAGGCATGCCCAGCAGGAAAATGAAAAAGTAGATGGAAGCAAAGAGCCTCCTGgattggaggaggaagaggtcaCTTAGCACAGAGCTGGAGCTGTTCCCTGCACTGGAGTTGGAGGTCATAGCAACGCTGATGTGCCTTGTCAAGCGGAGATCAGCTGCAGCAGgccctgtcatagaatcatagaatctcagggttggaagggacctcagaaggtcatctagtccaaccccctgctcaaagcaggaccaatccccaattttttgcctcagatccctaaatagccccctcaaggattgaactcacaaccccgggtttagcaggccaaggctcaaaccactgagccatccctccctGTCGCTCTGTTCTGGAAATCAAAGGGCAAAGTTAGCTGGGCATTCGGCACCTCTGGGCTCCTCTTCACCTGCAGCACAATGGGTGCAGCTGTGATGcattagtgaagacgctactgcTCTCCCATGGATGGCACTGTTTACATCGGGGCGAGGTCGGTATAACTATCgcgccggggggtggggggggattttCCACACACATCCCCCAGCCATGTGGTTATACCGCCATacgtctgtagtgtagaccaggcctcagagaaagCAGCCGCGCTAAGGTACAGTGCTCAGAGAACTGTCCGCAGCACTGCTCCCAAGAGGAAAATACGGGGGGTTGGTGCACGGAAGCTGGATGAGTAACAAGTTCACAGGGCAGCCTGAGAAATTCCGGCCCCCAGAAACAAAACTTCCAGCTTCCTGGGGACAAAACCACTAGAAAGCCAGGCACAGAGGGAACAAAGCTCCCTGATGGGAAAGCCCTGTAGGATCCCAGAGCAAATACTAATCCCCCACGGTTTCTCCAGCGGGGATCTGTGACTGctcagggaacagaacccaggcctcctgcttAGCTGGAGAGCAAGGCAGCCTCTCAGCTGACACCCCGGGAGCTGTAGTTCCAGGCCAGCGGTGGATTCATAGCACTAAGAGCCCAGTAAAGGCAAGAGCAGCTGGATAATTTCAAAGAGGCAGATTTAATTAGAGTGACCACTAGAGAAACGTACTGGGGGTCGGGGAGTGGCCTCGGAGAATAAAATACTCAAAGCATGGCAGGAAAGTGGGAGAAGGCGCAGGAGCCCAGTGTCCACGGCTGAGGGACGGTGGCTCTAGCTGTGAGTCCAGGAGGCCAGAGACCCTCAGGTTCTGCTGCGCTCGGGAAAGCACCcagaagctctttggagcagggccgGTTTTGCCTGGGGCCTTGTCCAACACCAACCCTGTTGTTGCGGTTAGTGGTTATTTCTCCCCGCTAACCTCCACGTGTGACTATCTGAAGGGTAGACAGGCTCCCCGAACTCCAGCACCCTCCCATGGGCAGGCGGCTTTGCTCACCAAGAAAGAAGGACAGAATGGGGAGCAGGAAACTTccctcaggacagggggttggttCAGCCAGCGAGCTAGGGTCTGCGGCTGCAGCACAGGAGCTGAACGCTCTAGTTGGATGGCAGCTTCTCGTTTGGTCACCGGGCAGATTCCCCCAAGTCTCACTGGAATCACGCTTTGCATGAGTCCAGACACTCGTTCTCCTCCACTACATGTTGGCCTTGCCCgacgggcctgatcctgctcccaccgAAGTCAGGAACTGAACTTCCGTGGTGCAGGAGCAGGCCCGATGTCGGAGTTCCCAGCACACCCCATCCTGCCTGCATTCGAAACGCAGCTCTACAAACCCGCTCCTCTGTGCGTGGCTCCTTCTGCAGTGCGGAGAGGTTCCCAGCTCCCTGGCCTGTGAGCTGGGAGCCTGTGGTGTGTCCAAGCCAAAAGGACTCGCCTCTCCAGCGCGCGTGGGTGCCCCTTGCAGGGAACAGCTGGATGAAGCTGCAGTCCCAGGCAGCTGCTCTTGTCTTGACCTTGTCACTTTCCTGAGCAAACCCCTGCTAACTAATGAGAGACAATTTATAAACTCAGCCAGAAAACCCTCAGGAGGCGGcaacacccctgctctgcccagggcTGCCCATCACAGTCCCTCTTGCTGAGCAAACAGTGCAGAGATCAGCTACAACGCACAGACGGTCAGCCTGGCGGAGAGACTGCCTGCAAACTGTGGTGAGCAAGGGGGCTCTGCCTACTTCTGCCACTTGTTCTGACTAACCGAGAAGCAGGCTGAAATCGACCCCCTGGATCCAGCCACCACTGAGCTTCCggggagtttggatccagattggaacccacagtccagccCAACGCGCAGCACTTGCTGTTCCGGAGGACATAGCGTCACCACGGGGGGCTGACGGGGAAGGGGCCACATGAGGCACACACTGAAGCTGGGTAACAAATTTTCAGTGAACATAAATATTGCCCAAAAGTGTATTGTTCATAAATCCAGGGCAAATCTGGGGAATACTTtcaaacctcccccccccgcctttttttttttttgcattttggcCACTGACCCGAAAAGTCAGTTATTCACTCGGTGGTCCCACAACTGTGGTCTGCATCCTGGGCTGTGATACAGCGAGCTTGCCCGGAGCAGTGCTGAGAGGCCGCTGTGCTCACAGAACCAGTCACACCCACTGCGCTCACCCCAAAGACTTTCCATTGGTTCTTTCTTGCT from Caretta caretta isolate rCarCar2 chromosome 21, rCarCar1.hap1, whole genome shotgun sequence harbors:
- the LOC125625282 gene encoding galanin receptor 2a-like, translating into MTSNSSAGNSSSSVLSDLFLLQSRRLFASIYFFIFLLGMPGNVLLLLVLIPDLMRTGASHLSRLTGPLQVNIALLDLLFFLYNVPVMFGNVLFETWRLGYVVCVTYNSLSLSIIFADFYSLLAVSLLRYMAVIHPTRTLAVSQRLIGWACVFIWALSFLFSIPLWIHYTTVEMEGETYCVNQMPKQQLSLYFRLLGGMAFLPPMLVMILCYSSIIFTLWVRRGLAVHTASSLQVNRRATVVALVTVVTFVVMWVPYWLVVFLMKDGELLTTGPTYLASNLTTLLAYANRCVNPIICFSLSSQCQAGLRKFLRRTGCCL